Proteins from one Phocoena sinus isolate mPhoSin1 chromosome 8, mPhoSin1.pri, whole genome shotgun sequence genomic window:
- the MMP13 gene encoding collagenase 3 — translation MYPGVLAAFLFLSWTHCWSLPLPNDEDSDDLSEEDFQFAENYLKSYYYPLNPAGILKKTAASSVVDRLREMQTFFGLEVTGRLDDNTLDIMKKPRCGVPDVGEYNVFPRTLKWSKMNLTYRIVNYTPDLTHSEVEKAFKKAFKVWSDVTPLNFTRIQNGTADIMISFGTKEHGDFYPFDGPSGLLAHAFPPGPNYGGDAHFDDDETWTSSSKGYNLFLVAAHEFGHSLGLDHSKDPGALMFPIYTYTGKNHFILPDDDVQGIQSLYGPGDEDPNPKHPKTPDKCDPSLSLDAITSLRGETVIFKDRFFWRLHPQQVDAELFLTKSFWPELPNRIDAAYEHPSHDLIFIFRGRKFWALNGYDILEGYPRKISDLGFPKEVKKISAAVHFEDTEKTLFFSGNQVWSYDETNHMMHKDYPRLIEEDFPGIGDKVDAVFEKNGYIYFFNGPIQFEYSIWSNRIVRVMPTNSLLWC, via the exons ATGTACCCAGGTGTCCTGGCTGCCTTCCTCTTCTTGAGTTGGACTCACTGTTGGTCTCTGCCTCTTCCCAATGATGAAGATTCTGACGATTTGTCCGAGGAAGACTTCCAGTTTGCAGAG AATTACCTGAAATCATACTACTATCCTCTGAATCCTGCTGGAATCCTGAAGAAGACGGCAGCAAGCTCTGTGGTTGACAGGCTTAGAGAAATGCAGACTTTTTTCGGCTTAGAGGTGACTGGCAGACTTGATGATAACACTTTAGATATCATGAAAAAACCAAGATGTGGGGTCCCTGATGTGGGTGAATACAATGTTTTTCCTCGAACTCTCAAATGGTCCAAAATGAACTTAACCTACAG AATTGTGAATTATACCCCTGATTTGACTCATTCAGAAGTTGAAAAGGCATTCAAAAAAGCCTTCAAAGTTTGGTCTGATGTGACACCTCTGAATTTTACCAGAATTCAAAATGGCACTGCAGATATCATGATCTCTTTTGGAACTAAAG AGCATGGTGACTTCTACCCATTTGATGGACCTTCTGGTCTATTGGCTCACGCTTTTCCTCCTGGACCAAATTATGGAGGAGATGCCCATTTCGATGATGATGAAACCTGGACAAGTAGTTCCAAAG gTTACAACTTGTTTCTTGTTGCTGCCCATGAGTTTGGCCATTCCTTAGGTCTTGACCACTCCAAGGACCCAGGGGCACTCATGTTTCCCATATATACCTACACTGGCAAAAACCACTTTATACTTCCTGATGATGATGTACAAGGGATCCAGTCTCTCTATG GTCCAGGAGATGAAGACCCCAACCCTAAACATCCCAAAACGCCAGACAAATGTGATCCTTCCTTATCCCTTGATGCCATTACCAGTCTCCGAGGAGAAACAGTGATCTTTAAAGACAG ATTCTTCTGGCGTCTGCATCCTCAGCAGGTTGACGCAGAGCTGTTTTTAACAAAATCCTTTTGGCCAGAACTTCCCAACCGTATTGATGCTGCATATGAGCACCCTTCCCATGACCTTATCTTCATCTTTAGAG GCAGAAAATTTTGGGCTCTTAATGGTTATGATATTCTGGAAGGTTATCCCAGAAAAATATCCGACCTGGGATTTCCAAAAGAGGTTAAAAAGATAAGTGCGGCCGTTCACTTTGAGGATACAGAGAAGACACTCTTCTTCTCAGGAAACCAAGTCTGGAG cTATGATGAAACTAACCATATGATGCATAAAGACTACCCCAGACTAATAGAAGAGGACTTCCCAGGAATTGGTGATAAAGTAGATGCTGTCTTCGAGAAAAATG gttatatctattttttcaatGGGCCCATACAGTTTGAATACAGCATCTGGAGTAACCGTATTGTTCGTGTCATGCCAACAAATTCCCTTTTGTGgtgttaa